The following proteins are encoded in a genomic region of Diadema setosum chromosome 18, eeDiaSeto1, whole genome shotgun sequence:
- the LOC140241605 gene encoding PACRG-like protein encodes MSSFGPPRGPAATSKKGAASGSSSRSARQPTGTDGKRAGSSGAAGTSRGVKPSDRLNPKTVDPFTNQKKAKSAFETVYVSGGVPCRLIHGSVKHKLQWECNPEEISFDPVLITLAEGLKEVKHPYQFVAQQGFKELLQISDADIKAVPILSRLIPPLRAALGSNIDSVYVGAVGALVTLSAAVGPHLNPHLKSVLTYLAKHQSDKKYKDMITSSLQDIEQACGKESVSIIKSKIPTYTSVT; translated from the exons ATGTCATCCTTTGGACCTCCTCGGGGTCCAGCTGCTACGAGCAAAAAAGGAGCGGCGTCTGGAAGTAGCAGCAGAAGTGCTAGGCAGCCCACTGGCACTGATGGAAAGCGAGCCGGCAGCTCAGGCGCAGCAGGGACGTCAAGAGGTGTTAAACCCTCTGACCGGCTAAACCCCAAAACTGTCGATCCA TTCACAAATCAGAAGAAAGCAAAGTCAGCATTTGAAACCGTGTACGTCAGTGGAGGAGTGCCATGCAG ATTGATTCATGGGTCTGTGAAACACAAACTTCAGTGGGAGTGTAACCCAGAGGAAATCTCTTTTGATCCAGTTCTCATCACTTTGGCTGAG GGATTGAAAGAGGTTAAGCATCCGTATCAGTTTGTGGCTCAGCAGGGCTTCAAAGAGCTGCTCCAGATATCTGACGCTGACATCAAGGCAGTACCAATCCTCTCAAGACTCATCCCGCCCCTCCGTGCTGCTCTG GGCTCAAACATTGACTCAGTCTACGTTGGGGCTGTGGGCGCTCTGGTGACACTAAGTGCAGCAGTGGGACCTCACCTCAACCCTCATCTCAAGTCAGTGCTCACATAT CTGGCCAAACATCAAAGTGACAAGAAATACAAAGATATGATCACATCGTCACTCCAAGACATTGAGCAAGCATGTGGAAAG gaGAGTGTCAGCATCATCAAGTCCAAGATTCCAACATATACATCAGTGACCTGA